Proteins encoded within one genomic window of bacterium:
- a CDS encoding glycosyltransferase family 9 protein, which produces MNKYLLIRLGAIGDIVLATAAIETISQAEPGSQIDLVCKARFAGLLKGHPKLANIHGFDETGRHQGLRGLLLFIHELSANKYNFIIDLQNNPRSRMITLCLNAGKKIHWPKDTWRRRMLVWGQGSGKTYKTVIQRYLAAVEKAGVKQPEAKPKLYPAADPSIKLPQGGFIAIAPGAHWPTKRWPGYSELISKMGSGTLRQSSGQEYKIVIVGDKNDRAVVEEIIKASGANATNLCGLLDLAQLTYVLSKATLLVTNDTGAMHIAEAAGTLVIAIFGPTVRQFGFAPWRPESRVIETELDCRPCALHGSKKCPKGHFNCMKLITAEQVLTGIDRINMI; this is translated from the coding sequence ATGAATAAGTACCTTCTCATCCGTCTGGGCGCCATCGGCGACATTGTGCTGGCCACCGCCGCCATTGAGACCATCTCCCAAGCCGAACCCGGCTCTCAGATAGACCTCGTCTGCAAGGCCAGGTTTGCCGGGCTTTTAAAGGGCCACCCCAAGCTGGCCAACATTCACGGCTTTGACGAAACCGGCCGGCACCAGGGCCTGCGGGGGCTGTTGCTGTTCATTCATGAACTCAGCGCCAACAAATACAACTTCATCATAGACCTGCAGAACAACCCACGCAGCCGGATGATCACCCTTTGCCTTAACGCCGGGAAAAAGATCCACTGGCCCAAGGACACCTGGCGCCGCCGGATGCTGGTCTGGGGACAGGGCAGTGGCAAAACTTATAAGACAGTGATCCAGCGCTACCTGGCGGCGGTGGAGAAGGCCGGGGTCAAACAGCCCGAGGCCAAGCCCAAGCTGTATCCGGCGGCCGATCCGTCCATCAAACTGCCGCAGGGAGGGTTCATAGCCATAGCGCCGGGCGCGCACTGGCCGACTAAGCGCTGGCCGGGATACTCGGAACTGATCTCTAAAATGGGAAGTGGGACCCTTCGACAAAGCTCAGGGCAAGAATATAAAATAGTTATTGTTGGGGATAAGAACGACAGGGCCGTCGTTGAAGAGATCATAAAAGCTTCGGGGGCAAATGCCACCAACCTTTGCGGCTTGCTTGATCTGGCACAATTGACCTATGTTCTGTCCAAGGCAACACTGCTGGTCACCAACGACACCGGGGCCATGCACATCGCCGAGGCGGCGGGGACGCTGGTCATAGCCATCTTCGGGCCCACGGTCAGGCAGTTCGGCTTTGCGCCCTGGCGGCCGGAGAGCAGGGTCATCGAAACCGAACTGGACTGCCGGCCTTGCGCCCTGCACGGTTCAAAGAAATGCCCCAAGGGCCATTTCAACTGCATGAAACTTATCACTGCCGAGCAGGTACTTACGGGGATAGACAGGATTAACATGATTTAA